ATTAACACCTTTTTAAGCCAATAATTCCTCCGAATATGAGCACCTAAGGTGAGAATCTAGGGTCCTCATCTCCTTCCACATTTTCTATGCAAAAATTCCTCTAAGGGTAATCCATACGTCAAtcagtattaatattaattaaagggTTGAtcccatcaatattaatattgtgtacATATTGATATATGATCGTTTTTTATAGACACGTGATACTCCCATCAATAATTAATGTAACGTAAGGAGATACTTAcaatcaatattaatgttaacTGTAAGGGTCTTCCCTCCCCCACTTGGATATGAAGAAGGAAAAGATTTgagtaagaaaaaagaaaattcaaggttATGAATATTCTCTGAACGACTTAGAAAAGAGGTTTGTCATCTTCACTCTTTTAGAACTTATTCTTAGCATTTATCATACATAaactaagaatatatttttttgttcttagaatttaatgcTTATTTATTACAACTCCTCGTAATAAAGTTACTGACTTAATCATCAGAGGGTCTCTAAAATCCTTAAAAGATACTGTTTTATAGGAAATCCAGCCATTGTCACCAACCCCTGAAATCCTCAGTTACAGAGAATAGAAGATGAACATGAACATGAACATGAACATGAACATGAACATGTGATCATTCATCATCCAAACACGGTGAAAAATAGGTTCTTGACATTCTAGATTTTAgacccataatttatttatttaaaacaagttTCCAACATCTTCATTGCAATCCCGGGTATAGTAAACATGAGTTCTGTTCCTCGTATCGAAAACGGCATGACCAAAACTGGCCTCACGATTTGCTGAGTGATATGGCCGTGGACGTGCCAAGCTGCATCACCAGATCAATACATTACATTTAACAGGCATATATCTATATgaatcttgatttatatttgttggTTCAATCGAGGAATTTGCATAGGAAGAAAagcctaaaagaaaaggaaaaaaatcaatgatctATTTACTTGTTTACCAGGCCTCCGAGATGCCCTCCATCACTAATGGACAATGGCGGTGTAACACAGGAGccgattgattctttttttacagAGCAATCTCCGTTTGTAATGTTGTATGCAATGTCGAACAAAAACAGGCTCCAAGCTACTGCCATGGACTCCCCTTCCGCGTAGCGAGAGCATATTACCTTCCACAGAATGCTACGAGCAAAACAACATTCAGCCATGGCGTCTATAAACTTTGGTACGTAGCTCCTTGTCAAGCCTTTGTGTGTTgttaatgcttttttaaaattaatttttaattaaaattaagaaaaaaggttTTCATAAGAAGTTATAGCAAAGGAGCCCAAAGACAACATGTAAGCAAACATTCAGCCCAGCCCACTAAAACTTTCCCCTGTACTAATGGGCCTCTGTAGCCCATTTTCACACTCTTTCCAACAAGTAGCAGAAACAGAAATAACTTCCCAGTCGGAAACCGCCAGTCCAAGAAGAAGAACCTGCCATTCAAAAGTCAAACGGTTCACCTCTACCACGTGTCCTTCTCCTATTGCCTCTTCCTTTCCCTTCTCCCTAAGCAACAAAAGGCCCATACCCACCGTTACGACTGTTAGATAAGCTCCACCCACCCCCTATTTTACTACCATTCATGGTCCTTAAAGTTTCGACTCCTGGCGACATTAAGCCCTTTACTTTATAGAGGAGCCTTCTCTATGACTTTCTAGAATCTAGGTGATTTCTTGTGGGAAAATAACCTAAGGAAGAGAGACAAATTggactaaataataaaaattgattctTGAAGGATGATATATGTAATTATAGGTATAAATAACCACGCAATCCATTCGTATATTTATACctataataaataatgataataataataataaaaaaaaaaaaaacgaaaacgaatcttttttctatataaaatctCTCTCTCGGTGAGTGTTTGCCCTCATTTAACAATGtctctcaatctctctctccttgTCATCCTCTCTCTCCTGTTTATCTCCGCAGTTCATGCGGAGACACTCAACGGTGATGATCCCTTGATCAGGGAAGTAGTGGACGGTCAGGATGCGTCATCATCAAACCTGTTAAGCGCAGAGCAGCATCACTTCTCGCTGTTCAAGAGTAAATTCAAGAAATCCTACGGCTCACAGGAAGAGCATGATTACCGGTTCTCGGTATTCAAGGCTAATCTGAGACGCGCGGCGCGTCATCAGGAATTGGACCCAACGGCGAGTCATGGAGTGACTCAGTTCTCCGATTTGACTCCGGCGGAGTTTAGAAAGCAGGTTTTAGGGTTGCGCAGGTTGAGGTTGCCTAAGGATGCGAATGAAGCTCCGATTCTACCTACTAGTGATTTGCCTGAGGATTTTGATTGGAGAGATAAAGGAGCTGTTGGTCCTATTAAAAatcaggtcttttttttttcttgattttttacttttttcgtgtttttaattgtaatatgatgggttttatttttaattttttcaagcgTTGACTTATACACTAAATTAGTGATTTTTTagctgttatttatttattgatgatttatcTATTTGGGGTTATCAAGGTTAATATGgtgatgttgattttgttttgttggggTCAGGGTTCATGTGGGTCATGCTGGAGTTTTAGTGCCACAGGAGCTTTGGAAGGTGCCCACTTTCTTGCAACTGGAGAGCTTGTTAGCCTCAGTGAACAGCAGCTTGTGGATTGCGATCATGAGGTGTGATTCTTTGCAACTagtcttttaagtttttaattatttatgtttcattttttttaaagggttgaGCACATGACGACTTTGGGTACTTGAagcataattcattttttattgaaggttttagcaaggaagagaaaaaagttTGTTTGCTATGTTATTGGAGTCACTGGAGgttgtttgttttcaatcttcaaaatcatcaagtttataaataaaaggattgaatAAGTATCTATCTGGCAAGGGTTGTTGGTTATCTTTTGTTCAAGATACATTGATTTTCAGTCGGTATTCTGGAAGGTTGTTCATGAATGGCTGCCTTCTTGTCATGTCGGAGAGTTCATCCAATTAATTAGACTTACAGATTCAATGTTCTCTAAAACCTTGCAGTTTTCTGTTGATGGTTCAACACATGCAGTAACTGCTTAATTTGTTGACATATTGCCTggaattaatttcattttgatgAGAAATAAAGAAGTGAAAACAATTCATtggataacatgtttttttcagtAAGGTGGTTAATAGATTAGCTGTTTCGTGTTCTCAAAATTCAGCTCATTCCTATATGCAGTGTGATCCTGAAGAACCAGGTTCATGTGACTCTGGATGCAATGGTGGGTTGATGAATAGCGCCTTTGAGTACACTCTCAAAGCTGGTGGTCTTATGCGCGAGGAAGACTATCCTTACACTGGTACTGATCGTGATGCTTGCAAATTTGACAAGAACAAGGTTGCAGCAAGAGTGGCCAACTTTAGTGTTGTTTCCCTTGATGAGGATCAAATTGCCGCAAATCTTGTGAAAAACGGACCTCTTGCAGGTAAATGAACTTGAGTTTTATTGGTTGAGTGATTATATCTCTTTTGACGCCCACAATTGTAGTGTTTAGTTGTGTATAACTCCTTGCTTTGCTCTAATACAGTGGCCATCAATGCTGTGTTCATGCAAACATACATTGGAGGAGTGTCGTGCCCGTATATCTGCTCAAGGAGGCTGGATCATGGAGTGTTGCTGGTGGGATATGGTTCAGCTGGCTATTCTCCTGTCAGGATGAAGGAAAAGCCATTCTGGATCATCAAGAACTCCTGGGGAGAAAAGTGGGGAGAGAATGGATTCTACAAGATCTGCAGGGGTCGCAATGTTTGCGGAGTAGACTCCATGGTCTCAACTGTTGCTGCCGTGCAGACCAGCTCCCAGTAGGATGCAAATCCTAATAATTTGATTTGCTTTGGATCTTTGTAAATAAGGTTACAATTAAGTCATACATATCTATCTAGATGCCTACCATTTTCAATCAAATCATAGGATAGTgaaatttctttgaaatttccCATGCCTTGGGTCTGCCAAAGCAGCTGTACTATGTCGTTTGTCTTTTTAGTGCAATCAAACCCTTTGAAGACTTGCAATGATGCTTGtcttttttcatctattttgaTGTGGCAACATACGATATCATGTCACCATAGTGCTTAAGAAAAGATTAAACGGTTTGTACAATGCGGCATATGCACTGGTCTGCATGCTGCGTTATGGAATCAGTTCAGTCGACAAACCCTTTATTAGAAGACAGCAGCTCGGTATTCAATCGTTGCTTGATAATGCAGGAATCATCGCCAACAGTGACTAGATAATTAGTGTTAATCGGATTCGTACGGTCGACATCCCCAAGAAACGCTTCTAATCATGCTAATGAACACGACATGAGGGAAACTTGATTTCTGCAGATGCCATCAACTCTCGAAAATAGCCATGGACACCGCAACACAAGCAAACTAATGACCGGTGACAACAGAAAATCAAGACTTCTTGTAATGAGCAATAAATAACCAGAATCGATCTGCTCTTAAAACCTTAGGTCTAGTTTGGTTCCCTCGTTAAAATAATCGGGCATGACGAGATTGTTGTCAAGCCCTTCAGTAAAatgtaaaaagagaataaataaataaaaagtcactGTAAAATCCAGACGTTCCATTAAATACAAGCGGATAAAGTCTTGTTTTCCGCACACAGCTATAGATTCTAGCCTTCCACATATTAACAACAAAGaaagttgaaataaataaataaaaaccttatTATTACACTCGGCCATAGCTGCCATCACATACAGAAGACCACTTCCCCTCTAGGAAGCTGCCTGGTcctttaaataacaaataaaggaTTGgacaaaagacaaataaaaggATTGGACAAGATAAGCAAAGGTCCGAAAACAGAAGCTTCCTCAAACTCCCTGCAAGATACATACATGCCAATCACCTCTCAtcatgttcccatgaaaaacaagcaaacaaattCATGCCCATACACAATGACTTCCGTTTTCGGCAGCAGCTATGATTGTAAATCGGTGTATCATTCTACCTCATCATTTACTGATGCAAATGAAAAGGGATAAAACTTGTAACCATCTCCCTCGTAGAATTTATTTTGGAATTCCACCCAGTGAAGACGCAAGGCATGTAAGAAAGCACTCAGAGTTTCCATCACCAGCAATACACCAACAGTTACGAAAATAAACAAGATGGCACCAACAGCAAGGATGATAATATTGTTGTACCTGTGGCCCATGTAAAACACAATATTAGCTAGCATCCATATTTGAGTATAATTGGCGCGTGCATCCACACAACATCATAAGAAGCGTTAACATACCCCCACGCAAGGAGAAGGACCTTCTCGTAGAATACACTAGACAACTCCGAGTGCGCAAGACTGTAAAAGAAGAGGCAACATAAAGCGTACAATTAGCTCCCATCAAGGGGATCAAATAACCATCAAACAGAAAGATGAATTTTTTGGAAATATAGAGAAATGACTACAACTACATGGGACCATATCCAGGGGTGGAATTCAACATCATAGAAGGACAAGAGAGGATGTTTCCATCTATGCATCTTTTATCAAAAGAATACATAGATCACTCATCAAGAAAAATCATGCATGCaacataatctaaaaattttaactcTACCAGTTACATGCAAGATTGAAAACTAAATTTGAACTCAAATGCTGCTTAACTTCATTTTCAAATGACAAACCTGAGGGCCCATAATCGAAGATACGAAGCTGTGTTTGAGACTGCTCCCAGTACAAACTCAATGGTATGTATCATCTGATGTACAAAAACTTCACTGAATTCAAATTCCTCATGACCATGTGAATCATGGTTCGCCTCCAATTGAAGAGACTCCTCGGTGCTCTGAAGTGGCATGTATGATTCACCTTGCCTCTGGGAAAAACATTACAATCAGAACTgataaagagagagaacaaaTTATAATGCTCTTGTTTATGGTTTGCATGCTACATACATAGACACACGTATATATACTTTAAATCATGTTGTGAAACTTGGTAGTTGAGAACTATATCATACAGCTTGGTGTTGCATCTTTAAAAGGAATGGCTTTGGGAGTAGCATCCATGGTACCGAAACAAGGGCCAATAGTAATAGCACAAGCTGAAAACAGAATATACAAGATGAATTAGTAGGATGCCCGCATCTCATATACATGAAAGATAAAGTAAAAAGCAGCAGAAAATGGAGTCCACCTGTACAGTTTTTTGCTGAGGAAAAAGCTGATTTTCTCCCAACTCGTCTGTTGGACTCAGGAACATGTATATCATCACATGGTATAAGTCAG
The DNA window shown above is from Populus trichocarpa isolate Nisqually-1 chromosome 4, P.trichocarpa_v4.1, whole genome shotgun sequence and carries:
- the LOC7461242 gene encoding cysteine protease RD19A → MSLNLSLLVILSLLFISAVHAETLNGDDPLIREVVDGQDASSSNLLSAEQHHFSLFKSKFKKSYGSQEEHDYRFSVFKANLRRAARHQELDPTASHGVTQFSDLTPAEFRKQVLGLRRLRLPKDANEAPILPTSDLPEDFDWRDKGAVGPIKNQGSCGSCWSFSATGALEGAHFLATGELVSLSEQQLVDCDHECDPEEPGSCDSGCNGGLMNSAFEYTLKAGGLMREEDYPYTGTDRDACKFDKNKVAARVANFSVVSLDEDQIAANLVKNGPLAVAINAVFMQTYIGGVSCPYICSRRLDHGVLLVGYGSAGYSPVRMKEKPFWIIKNSWGEKWGENGFYKICRGRNVCGVDSMVSTVAAVQTSSQ